The following DNA comes from Papaver somniferum cultivar HN1 unplaced genomic scaffold, ASM357369v1 unplaced-scaffold_128, whole genome shotgun sequence.
GGTAGAAGAGGCGGATTCCTATTTAAATTAAAGGGCCACCATAACGTAAGTTTAGCATGCAAACTTCTCATTGGATTTGTTGCCCTAAACTGAAGGTGGCTAGGGCATTGCTAGCTTCAAAGTGGTTAACAAGGCCATGCTTATGAAGAGGGCTCGATGTTTTGAAAGCAAAATTCTTAAAAGTGAACGGCGAATTGATTGATTATATGCTCAAGTCGTTCATATTGTCAGGCATTGGGTGGATTTATAATATAGTTGAGTAGCACTCAAGGGTTTTAATAGGGGATGGTAGAAGGACATCTCTGTATTTCAGCGAAGCTAAGGAATGATTTTACTTCTTTAGTGGCGCATTTGATTGTTAATGGTAACTGGGCAATTCCTGAAGCTGTTCGCGTGCACATGGAAGCAGTAGGTATGGAAGTTGATGCGCACGGCCGAGTGGTTTGCAAGATATCAGAATTTGGTCCCCGGATAGGGGTTATTCTCAGTTCAGTCTGCCAAGAATGTGCTGAGAGTAGCCAGGCCAATTGTACGTGAAGCAAATCTTATTTGGAGGAGAACAATGCATCCTGCGTTAGTTGAGTTAgcttggaaaattatcaacatAAACTGCTGCGCAACTCAGGATAAGCTCGTCTCCAGATTCAGACTGGAGACTGTTGTGATGTGTGCTTTGCAAGAGTACTTCAGAATCAATACATCACATTATTTGGAACTGTTCGTTCTCGCAAAAGGGTTGGAACTGGATGGTAACTATTTTTGAGTTGCAGCCAATGCCAGATTTGCTTGATTCTTATAAAGATTTGCTTGATTCTTATAAAGCTGCAAAGGGTAGAAGTAGAATGGTAAACGATTTATGATTAGTTGCTAACTTAGTCGTAAGAGTGAAGTTGTGATTACTACGTAACAAGATGGTATTTGAAGGTGCCAAATTGAATGGTTGGCCTGGTTTACACAATTTAAGTAGCCAGATAGGTATTTTCGGTTcaagtaatttatttttcttctaggaAATTCTGTTTGAAGTGCCCTTTGCTTGTAAATAACTTTGCTTTTTAATGAATTTGGACTTGACCAAAAAATACATATTATTCACCGTGGGAAGCTTTTCCGACCGCATTCTCAATATGCATGACATGGATTAGGCAAACCGACATCCAAAATCCAAATGGATTGCATTTTCCTTGCACTCGCTTGGATATGGATAGAATTCAAATATTTATCTCAGCAGATGGTGTTTAGAAACCAACCAGAAAACCAAATTACACCCAACGAAACCGTGTCGTTTCCtgcaataaaataaaaacaacattGCATCTCCAAGAAACTTATTATCACTACTAAGTCCATTCCTTAAGCAAGATGATAAGAGATCAAATGTCTGAACCCCTTTCAgcaaatattctctctttttagaaatgaaattttcaaaTATTTCATCAACTTTATTTTGTGCTACTGATAACTTTCTTTCTCTACCAATGTTGAAACAACCAAATAATTTCCATTAAAACACAGCCATTGCATGCCTATAGATTACCACTTCATCTGCATCATGAACAGCTTCAACTAATACACATTAGAAGGAATCACGGCTCCCAGATATCACACTTATACTCCTATCAAAAGCAAAGGTTTAACATATTTCTTGTAACCAATAATGGCTCATATTTAGCTGCATGAACTAGAAGTGGAACACTAAGTGAGCTTCGACTTCCTACGACTTTAAATCTAATAATGAAAATCCTGCAGTGTGTCATTTGTCTCTGTACACACCACTGATCAAAATCAACATTGATTATACCATCACCAAGTATATAAAAAACTTCCTAGAAAAATGGACCTTTCAAAGAAAATTGTTGACACTGGTTTTGAGTATGTATTCTACATTTTGAGGATGACTACTTACAAGATATCTAAGTATTGAGAAGATTGGTCCATCTATGTAAAAGGAACCTCTGCCAAGTGAGCTAAATATTTCAGTCAACCATTCAGGAAGACGAATGGAATTCCAAAATATAGATGGAATCGTGCCAAAGAAAATCCAGTAATCTATGGCTTGGGTGGTGTCTGATGTACAAACTTGGAGAAAACAAAGGAAGACAGCAAATTATAGGATATACCTTCGAGAGGGACGGACAAGAAGATTGAAGATGCTCAAAATCCATAGTTACTTCTGTAGTGTACGCtagagaaagaagatgaggaaggaAATAACTACGCAGAATTTAACGACTTTGAAGTTGAATATAACTCCATCATATAATAAAGCTCAACTAAACCGAAAAGACGTATCGCTACCAAAAATTATTAGCACACGAACTCGGGACAGCCGCAAAAACAAAACAGACAGAGCCCTAGCACGGCGCAAGTGGTAAGGAGGGCTAAATTACTAGGACCAATCTATCTACTTTTTCAAAATATCCTAACTGTTGCGCATAAGCTCTTCAGCAAACTTGTcctaaaaataaataatgcattcATATTACCAACTTAAGGAAATAAAGGTGTAACAATTATGGATATTGGCAGTGATGCTCAACTAAATGAAAGAGAACTACAGCTATTAAGAATTGTTAAGCAGTTACAACCAAGTCTCCACAGGAATTAAATTGTCATATGGGAAGGGTTTCCCGCATAGGGGTAATTGTTCCAGGCACAGAACTTAATACTTTTTTAGAACATAAATATCACCTTGTAAGGCTTGTACCATATGTACGAATCTTATTAAAATTGTATatctaaaattaagaaaaaacaattactaCCATATGACATgcataaccttcatatatacccTTCCTAAAATTATCATATATGTTAAGAGCAGAAATAATCCAACTTCATTATACTCTGCAGGGTTAGAAATCAATAGAAAAACAGAAATAACTGGAAGATTTAAGTACCAGAGACTGGTCACCACTGTCAGAGTCGAAATTTCTGGAAGGGGCTAAGGCTTAGTCACATTGACAACAAGCCTAATCTTCAACTTTTATGGTCATACTAATGTTAACAAAACTATGTCCAAGCTCCAAATCTGATTGGACAAAATTCAGAACGAAGAATTAGAATTCcggtagaaaaaaaaaagaagacaaataacaaacaaacaaatcttaGCTACACAGCTCCCAAAGTTTGCTTGCTGATAAGAGGTTTGCGATCGACCGCTAACTTTAACTACCATGACAGAAATAATATCAATACTATTCCAAACTTCAAACACTTAGCAGCACATAAATCGATTGCACAAGAGAAATACACAAACCCTGGATCACAAGCAGACTTTCACGTATTAAACTTCAAAATAAATACAGCATATGCATACAGATCCACCAGTCACAAACAATTTCAAACAGAAATTAATTAACATGTGATGAAACTTAATGAACAAAAATCAGGCCTTATATCCTTTTTCAAGTGGTGGCAATCCACAGTGTAATAAATAAATCATATAAGGAAACATAAGTGCCACGCTGAACAATTAAAAGTGGACTTGTACCCTCTATTTTTTCAAGATAAAGTTTATATAACAGGTTAAACAACACCATATAGATAGTGAACTACTTTTACCAGAAAAAAATTATGCGGACTCACCTTTCAAGAAGACTTTTTCTTAAGCTTGTAAGGGTATTTCTGGTAAATAGAAATGCTGCTGATCACAAGTGGCAATGCCAAAAGACAGTATATAGATGGTGGTTTTCCATCAAAAATAAACTGCAGCAAAGCGGTTACCAGAAGCGCTGAAACAATGACAAATCCCTGCATAAATACATGAAAAGATGAGAAAAGATGAACAAAACGCATCAAATTATCTCCCATTATGGGAAACCAATCTGTGTGGGAAGGAAGGATAGCGCCTCTCTTTATTGTAACACACCCAATCATCATGATATTTTAAGAAACCTTAAAAGCACGACCACATTTTTTGTTGATTTCTCATTTGAATTTACGACAGGATCTAACAAGTGCCTCAACAGATGTCTCTATCAGAATCTCTGGGATTGCAAGGAAGAGTGTCCAGACAGATTGGGTAAAGCAAACGCAATGCAAGAATGTTTTCCGTACTACAACCTGAAGACTACATCATTTACGAAGTTTCTGAGTATTCTACTTGCCTTGCGAACGCCACCGGCATGAGCAGTAACAAGTCCAACAAGGATTCCACCAACAGCATTGGTTAGGACTGGTATCTGAACCAATTAAAACAAGACACAACAGAAATaagacaacaaaaaaaaaaaaacatagcacCATACTACTACAACCTACTCAACGGTGCAAAACTTTGAAACACCATTAATAATTCCACTATGAAATTCCATGTCATACATTCAACAATCATAGAACAGAAACggagacaaatttatttcatGCAACTTAAGCTTGAAACTTCCAAAATTTAGCCTAGTTTCAATTTAGGATCATCAGATGATGAAAGAATAAGGTGAACTTTCTCCGACATAAGCAATAAGGTTAAGAATAGCACTTAggcttatatttatgcaatcagGATATTGTCATCAGTGAAGTCTTCAGGGAAAATAAACAAAGATAAATATTGAACATGCGCAAGCTGAGaacattacaaagaaaacaaatcAATAGGGGAGCTAGAAATTTGGAGACCATGTAACATTTTCAAAGATTTGAATGATAATTGTAGTATCAATTAAAAAGCATGTCACTTATAAAAGCATGTTTCATAAAATTCATGATAACTTGTTAGAACGATCCTGGATGACTATTACCAGGGTGAATGTGGTCCAACCATAAAAAAATCCATGCTTTCTGATCTGTTCTCCATCAGGAGACTTGTAGGTACTTGCCAGCAAGCACAGACTTCCAACAACTGACATTTCTACAGTCATTAGGTATGAACTACGCTTTTTCACCTGAAACATAGAGAACCCATAGTGGAAGAGAGAGTTAGGTGCTTCAAAACGGTAAGTGAGTCTCAACTCTGAAAAAATATTAGTTAATAGTGACTAACCTGAGAAGCCCACTGACAGAGAGAAGAAGCTAACCCCGAGAGTACAGATGCAACTAGAACAGGAATAATACCATGAAATAAAATCAGATCCGCGTCACTGCCACTAGAGCCCTTGCCCGTGCCTTCCCCAACGCTTAATAGAACAGCTGCAAGAATCAACAAGACAAGACCCCCAATTTGCTGAACTGATTGCTTTTGCCTGTAGATAAAACCCAGAAACGACATTGTCAAAGACCGTAGAAAGTGGCAACTATACCGACCTGTTTACGAGCATAATCAAATCTCGCAGCAGGATATATATGACGGTTATGGCCTGTGAGGTATATCTTAATTCTCAGAAAAGCATATACAGTCTATTCAATTTTTACTATCAGATTACTTTACTGAAATGAATATTGAATGGGAGCTGAGACTATGGCCTCACAACCAAAATTAGTAATGATAGTTGCGAAACCTACCGCAATATGAGATATGTAAAGAAAGCCGTAAAAAGTAGCTTTGTCTGATTGAGCATTGAGAAGGTAAGGGAATCTAGATTCTTGTAGGAGATCTGCAACAAGCTATTTTGCAGTGCATATATAGCTGCTGGAAGGCCTGATGCCGTCAATGCACCAATCAAAGTCCACTCTTTGTACATTTTTTTCAAATTTCCTTCTTTCATAATGAGAAATAGTGCACAAGTAACCTATGGAAAAGAAGTTCTAATCATGTCTACATAAAACACAAATAACCAAGCAGCAAAATAAACTACTCTAGTTTGGGGCTTACCTTTGCTACTTCACATGCCAGAACAGATGAAGTCACGATAACCTCTCGCCTGCAGCAGGCATAAACAAAGAGAATGTTATATAATACGCAGCATAAATTCATAATAAATCTTTCTTCATTTAATTTTTCTTCTGGTAGTTCACTAAAACCATATGAGAAAGTAAACATGATAAGAAAATACATTTCAAAGTTAAGCATTCAACAATGAACCACGTgaaatgggtggaagagatggaaAGAAATTATTAGGAGCAGCTGGAAGCATGGAAACTCATAAAACCTGTCTCATAAGCAAACTCAAATGTACTAAGTCATATAAACATGCTACTAGATTAAGGTGTTTCATCAAGAAGACAGCATTAACTAGTAACAACTGAGTTTGTTCAGAGTCCTGAGACCCATGTTCTGCGTTACATGGAAACTGCCATGGGTGTCCGATACGGACACGTATCCGTGTGTCCAACACGGCAATTCTAAAAATCCATGATACGAGGACACGGAGTGGTATACATAAAAATATTATGAATTTTGTAAAAACTGCAGAAATGCAATTGATGACACAATTCCAATGTTAACATATTAGAAGTTTTACTCTCATAAACGGAAGTCTAGTATTGCATGCCTTAAAGTCTAGTATTGCTTTGTGATTGGAATTGAAACTGGAATGAGCGAGATCTGATATTTTTCAGATATTTATCTTCTGGTGGGTGGTTGGCTTGCTAACTTGAGCTTTAATTAGAACCACACACGTAGCAGCTACCTTGGGTTTTGCTAACTCAGACCATTTATTTACACCCACAGTGGAGTTTTGTGTGCAAAATTTTCTAAGTTTGAATAAAATAATACACTTTTAATTACTTGGCATTCTTTGGAGTGTCTGGGGAGTGTCAGTGTCAGTATCAGTGTCCATACGTATGGACACGGGACACGAGCATTCATAAGAAGTTTCCGTGTAACGCAGCCCATGTTTGAGAACGAACACTGGAACAGCTGCCAAGGGTTATTACCATTATAACAGTATGTGGGCAACAAAAAGTGGCGTGACCAGGCACTAATAATTTAAAATAATAGAGCACTAAGGTTGATTTTCTAGCAAAGAAAGGTAATAATCTAGAGTTGTAAGAGATGAAAGCCGTTCCCATTACCACAGCCATTTGAGCAACTGATTTTAAAAGTACACATTATAACTAACATCACATAATCACCGAGACA
Coding sequences within:
- the LOC113332033 gene encoding CMP-sialic acid transporter 5-like, giving the protein MAVIKRNLEPLTTSELKQNGVPPPTTEKVSGKVWFYLVLLTIQYGAQPLISKRCIKREVIVTSSVLACEVAKVTCALFLIMKEGNLKKMYKEWTLIGALTASGLPAAIYALQNSLLQISYKNLDSLTFSMLNQTKLLFTAFFTYLILRQKQSVQQIGGLVLLILAAVLLSVGEGTGKGSSGSDADLILFHGIIPVLVASVLSGLASSLCQWASQVKKRSSYLMTVEMSVVGSLCLLASTYKSPDGEQIRKHGFFYGWTTFTLIPVLTNAVGGILVGLVTAHAGGVRKGFVIVSALLVTALLQFIFDGKPPSIYCLLALPLVISSISIYQKYPYKLKKKSS